A section of the Salmo salar chromosome ssa05, Ssal_v3.1, whole genome shotgun sequence genome encodes:
- the LOC106598364 gene encoding trypsin-1-like: protein MISLVFVLLIGAAFATEDDKIVGGYECKAYSQAHQVSLNSGYHFCGGSLVNENWVVSAAHCYKSRVEVRLGEHNIKVTEGSEQFISSSRVIRHPNYSSYNIDNDIMLIKLSKPATLNTYVQPVALPTSCAPAGTMCTVSGWGNTMSSTADSNKLQCLNIPILSYSDCNNSYPGKITNAMFCAGYLEGGKDSCQGDSGGPVVCNGELQGVVSWGYGCAEPGNPGVYAKVCIFNDWLTSTMASY from the exons ATGATTTCTCTGGTCTTCGTTCTGCTCATTGGAGCCGCTT TCGCCACAGAGGACGACAAGATCGTCGGAGGGTATGAGTGCAAGGCCTACTCCCAGGCCCACCAGGTGTCTCTGAACTCTGGATACCACTTCTGTGGTGGCTCCTTGGTCAATGAGAACTGGGTTGTGTCTGCTGCTCACTGCTACAAGTC ccgtGTGGAGGTGCGTCTGGGCGAGCACAACATCAAGGTGACTGAAGGTAGCGAGCAGTTCATCTCTTCATCCCGCGTGATCCGTCAccccaactacagctcctacaacATCGATAATGACATCATGCTGATCAAACTGAGCAAACCCGCCACCCTCAACACCTACGTGCAGCCTGTTGCTCTGCCCACCAGCTGTGCCCCCGCTGGCACCATGTGTACCGTCTCTGGATGGGGCAACACCATGAGCTCCA CTGCTGACAGCAACAAGCTGCAGTGCCTGAACATCCCCATCCTGTCCTACAGCGACTGTAACAACTCCTACCCTGGCAAGATCACCAACGCCATGTTCTGTGCTGGATACCTGGAGGGAGGCAAGGACTCTTGCCAG ggtgactcTGGTGGCCCTGTGGTGTGCAATGGTGAGCTCCAGGGTGTTGTGTCCTGGGGTTACGGATGTGCTGAGCCCGGTAACCCCGGTGTCTACGCCAAG gTTTGCATCTTCAATGACTGGCTGACCAGCACCATGGCCTCCTACTAA
- the trp-i gene encoding trypsin-1 precursor (The RefSeq protein has 1 substitution compared to this genomic sequence): protein MISLVFVLLIGAAFATEDDKIVGGYECKAYSQTHQVSLNSGYHFCGGSLVNENWVVSAAHCYKSRVEVRLGEHNIKVTEGSEQFISSSRVIRHPNYSSYNIDNDIMLIKLSKPATLNTYVQPVALPTSCAPAGTMCTVSGWGNTMSSTADSNKLQCLNIPILSYSDCNNSYPGMITNAMFCAGYLEGGKDSCQGDSGGPVVCNGELQGVVSWGYGCAEPGNPGVYAKVCIFNDWLTSTMASY, encoded by the exons ATGATTTCTCTGGTCTTCGTTCTGCTCATTGGAGCCGCTT TCGCCACAGAGGACGACAAGATCGTCGGAGGGTATGAGTGCAAGGCCTACTCCCAGGCCCACCAGGTGTCTCTGAACTCTGGATACCACTTCTGTGGTGGCTCCTTGGTCAATGAGAACTGGGTTGTGTCTGCTGCTCACTGCTACAAGTC ccgtGTGGAGGTGCGTCTGGGCGAGCACAACATCAAGGTGACTGAAGGTAGCGAGCAGTTCATCTCTTCATCCCGCGTGATCCGTCAccccaactacagctcctacaacATCGATAATGACATCATGCTGATCAAACTGAGCAAACCCGCCACCCTCAACACCTACGTGCAGCCTGTTGCTCTGCCCACCAGCTGTGCCCCCGCTGGCACCATGTGTACCGTCTCTGGATGGGGCAACACCATGAGCTCCA CTGCTGACAGCAACAAGCTGCAGTGCCTGAACATCCCCATCCTGTCCTACAGCGACTGTAACAACTCCTACCCTGGCATGATCACCAACGCCATGTTCTGTGCTGGATACCTGGAGGGAGGCAAGGACTCTTGCCAG ggtgactcTGGTGGCCCTGTGGTGTGCAATGGTGAGCTCCAGGGTGTTGTGTCCTGGGGTTACGGATGTGCTGAGCCCGGTAACCCCGGTGTCTACGCCAAG gTTTGCATCTTCAATGACTGGCTGACCAGCACCATGGCCTCCTACTAA
- the LOC123743150 gene encoding trypsin-1-like: MNPFHRQDHTATMISLVFVLLIGAAFATEDDKIVGGYECKAYSQAHQVSLNSGYHFCGGSLVNENWVVSAAHCYKSRVEVRLGEHNIKVTEGSEQFISSSRVIRHPNYSSYNIDNDIMLIKLSKPATLNTYVQPVALPTSCAPAGTMCTVSGWGNTMSSTADSNKLQCLNIPILSYSDCNNSYPGQITNAMFCAGYLEGGKDSCQGDSGGPVVCNGELQGVVSWGYGCAEPGNPGVYAKVCIFNDWLTSTMASY, from the exons ATGAACCCCTTTCATCGACAGGATCACACAGCAACCATGATTTCTCTGGTCTTCGTTCTGCTCATTGGAGCCGCTT TCGCCACAGAGGACGACAAGATCGTCGGAGGGTATGAGTGCAAGGCCTACTCCCAGGCCCACCAGGTGTCTCTGAACTCTGGGTACCACTTCTGTGGTGGCTCCTTGGTCAATGAGAACTGGGTTGTGTCTGCTGCTCACTGCTACAAGTC ccgtGTGGAGGTGCGTCTGGGCGAGCACAACATCAAGGTGACTGAAGGTAGCGAGCAGTTCATCTCTTCATCCCGCGTGATCCGTCAccccaactacagctcctacaacATCGATAATGACATCATGCTGATCAAACTGAGCAAACCCGCCACCCTCAACACCTACGTGCAGCCTGTTGCTCTGCCCACCAGCTGTGCCCCCGCTGGCACCATGTGTACCGTCTCTGGATGGGGCAACACCATGAGCTCCA CCGCCGATAGCAACAAGCTGCAGTGCCTGAACATCCCCATCCTGTCCTACAGCGACTGTAACAACTCCTACCCTGGCCAGATCACCAACGCCATGTTCTGCGCTGGATACCTGGAGGGAGGCAAGGACTCTTGCCAG ggtgactcTGGTGGCCCTGTGGTGTGCAATGGTGAGCTCCAGGGTGTTGTGTCCTGGGGTTACGGATGTGCTGAGCCCGGTAACCCCGGTGTCTACGCCAAG gTTTGCATCTTCAATGACTGGCTGACCAGCACCATGGCCTCCTACTAA